One part of the Lycium ferocissimum isolate CSIRO_LF1 chromosome 8, AGI_CSIRO_Lferr_CH_V1, whole genome shotgun sequence genome encodes these proteins:
- the LOC132068254 gene encoding 26S proteasome non-ATPase regulatory subunit 1 homolog A-like produces the protein MAAAIAATTVSSAGGLLAMLNESHPQLKLHALSNLNTFVDYFWPEISTSVSVIESLYEDEEFDQRQLAGLVASKVFYHLGEHNDSLSYALGAGPLFDVTEDSDYVQTVLAKALDEYASHKTKAAESNVEAAKADPRLEAIVERMLEKCIVDKKYQQAIGMAIECRRLDKVAEAIVRSDNVDATLAYCSNVSHNFVSRRVYRSEVLRLLVEVYEKTPSPNYLSMCQWLMFLDKPEDVASILEKLLRSEKKDDALLAFQIAFDLVENEHQAFLLNVRDRLSSPELPAEPNTAQTGDATAAEDIPMTEETRPLIETHIDPNEAIYAERLGKLKGILSGETSIKLTLQFLYSHNKSDLLILKTIKQSVEMRNSVCHSATIYANAIMHAGTTVDTFLRENLDWLSRATNWAKFSATAGLGVIHCGHLQQGRSLMAPYLPQGGAGGGGSPYSEGGALYALGLIHANHGEGIKQFLRDSLQSTNVEVIQHGACLGLGLAALGTADEDIYEGIKAVLYTDSAVAGEAAGIGMGLLMVGTASEKAAEMLAYAHETQHEKIIRGLALGIALTVYGREEEADTLIEQMTRDQDPILRYGGMYALALAYRGTANNKAIRQLLHFAVSDVSDDVRRTAVLALGFVMYSEPEQMPRIVSLLSESYNPHVRYGAAMAVGISCAGTGLSEAISLLEPLTSDVVDFVRQGALIAMAMVMVQISEASDSRVGAFRRQLEKIILDKHEDTMSKMGAILASGILDAGGRNVTIKLLSKSKHDKITAVVGLAVFSQFWYWYPLIYFVSLAFSPTALIGLNYDLKVPKFDFVSHAKPSLFEYPKPTTVATTTSSVKLPTAVLSTSARAKARASKKEAEKANAEKASGAESSSAATSSDKGKSSSKGGESMQVATPAERTNEPEPSFEILTNPARVVPTQEKYIKFLEESRYLPIKSSPSGFVLLKDLRPDEPEVLALTDTPSSTTSSTGGSAGQQGSASAVTADEEPQPPQAFEYTS, from the exons ATGGCGGCGGCAATTGCAGCCACGACGGTGAGCTCTGCCGGTGGTTTATTAGCGATGTTGAATGAAAGTCATCCACAGTTGAAACTCCACGCGCTTTCTAATCTCAATACCTTTGTTGATTACTTCTGGCCTGAAATTTCTACATCAGTATCTGTCAT AGAAAGCTTGTACGAGGATGAAGAGTTTGATCAAAGACAACTAGCAGGATTAGTTGCTTCAAAG GTTTTCTATCATTTGGGCGAACATAATGACTCATTATCCTATGCCCTTGGAGCTGGCCCTCTTTTTGATGTTACTGAGGACTCTGACTATGTTCAAACTGTTCTTG CTAAAGCACTGGATGAATATGCAAGTCACAAGACTAAGGCAGCCGAGTCAAATGTTGAAGCTGCGAAGGCTGATCCTAGATTGGAGGCTATCGTTGAGAGAATGCTTGAGAA GTGTATAGTGGATAAGAAGTATCAACAAGCCATTGGCATGGCCATTGAATGCAGAAGGCTGGATAAGGTTGCTGAAGCAATTGTGAGGAGTGATAATGTTGATGCAACTCTAGCATATTGCAGTAATGTCTCCCATAATTTCGTCAGTCGCAGAGTATATCGAAGTGAG GTGCTTCGTCTTCTTGTTGAAGTGTATGAGAAGACACCATCTCCAAATTATTTGAGCATGTGTCAGTGGCTTATGTTTTTGGATAAGCCAGAGGATGTAGCAAGCATATTAGAGAAGCTTTTACGGTCTGAAAAGAAGGATGATGCACTACTGGCATTTCAAATAGCTTTTGACCTAGTAGAGAATGAGCACCAAGCTTTTCTTTTGAATGTGAGAGATCGGCTTTCCAGTCCAGAACTACCTGCTGAGCCTAATACTGCACAAACTGGAGATGCTACTGCTGCGGAGGATATTCCAATGACAGAGGAAACTCGGCCTTTGATTGAAACACATATAGATCCAAATGAAGCAATATATGCAGAGAGGCTGGGGAAACTCAAAGGGATTTTGTCTGGAGAAACTTCGATAAAGTTAACCTTGCAATTCTTGTACAGCCATAACAA GTCAGATCTCCTTATTCTCAAGACAATAAAGCAGTCTGTTGAGATGAGAAACAGTGTGTGTCACAGTGCAACAATATATGCAAATGCTATTATGCATGCCGGAACAACTGTAGATACATTCCTTAGGGAGAACCTA GACTGGCTGAGCCGGGCAACAAATTGGGCCAAATTTAGTGCAACAGCTGGATTAGGTGTTATTCACTGTGGCCACTTGCAGCAAGGGAGATCACTTATGGCCCCCTACTTGCCGCAGGGTGGAGCCGGGGGAGGTGGTAGTCCATATTCGGAAGGTGGTGCATTGTATGCTCTTGGGTTAATTCATGCAAACCATGGGGAGGGCATCAAGCAATTTCTTCGTGATAGTCTACAAAGTACCAATGTAGAG GTTATTCAACATGGTGCCTGCTTAGGGCTTGGCTTGGCAGCTTTAGGAACTGCTGATGAAGACATTTACGAGGGCATTAAGGCTGTCCTATATACTGACAGTGCCGTTGCTGGAGAAGCTGCGGGTATTGGTATGGGTTTATTAATGGTTGGAACTGCAAGTGAGAAGGCAGCTGAGATGCTTGCTTATGCTCATGAGACGCAACACGAGAAGATAATCAG GGGTTTGGCATTGGGGATAGCCCTCACTGTGtatggaagagaagaagaagccGATACACTGATCGAGCAGATGACCAGGGATCAAGATCCTATATTGCGTTATGGTGGCATGTATGCTTTGGCGTTAGCATACAGGGGAACAGCAAATAATAAGGCTATTCGTCAGTTGCTGCATTTTGCTGTGTCAGATGTGAGTGATGACGTCAGGCGGACTGCAGTATTGGCACTTGGATTTGTTATGTATTCTGAACCAGAGCAG ATGCCTCGCATTGTCTCATTGTTATCTGAGTCTTACAATCCACATGTGCGCTATGGTGCGGCTATGGCAGTTGGCATTTCATGTGCTGGTACTGGTCTGAGTGAGGCAATCTCATTGTTGGAGCCTTTGACATCAGATGTAGTTGATTTTGTACGTCAAGGTGCTCTCATAGCTATGGCCATGGTGATGGTCCAAATAAGTGAAGCTAGTGATTCCCGTGTTGGTGCATTTAG GCGGCAATTAGAGAAAATTATCCTTGATAAGCATGAAGATACCATGAGTAAGATGGGTGCAATCTTGGCTTCAGGAATTCTTGATGCTGGTGGACGGAATGTGACAATAAAGTTACTTTCAAAGTCGAAACATGATAAAATTACTGCAGTTGTCGGACTAGCTGTTTTTAGTCAGTTTTGGTATTGGTATCCCCTTATATACTTCGTTAGCTTGGCATTCTCACCCACCGCTCTCATTGGGCTAAACTATGACCTAAAAGTGCCAAAATTTGATTTTGTATCACATGCTAAGCCGTCGCTGTTCGAGTATCCTAAGCCTACTACTGTAGCCACAACTACTTCTTCTGTAAAACTTCCTACAGCTGTTTTATCAACATCAGCAAGGGCCAAGGCCAGGGCTAGCAAGAAAGAGGCGGAGAAAGCTAATGCTGAGAAGGCATCTGGCGCGGAGTCATCTTCTGCTGCCACTAGTTCAGACAAGGGCAAGTCCTCTAGTAAAGGTGGAGAGTCTATGCAG GTGGCTACTCCTGCAGAGAGGACGAATGAACCAGAGccatcatttgagattttgaCCAACCCTGCTAGGGTGGTTCCTACTCAGGAGAAGTACAtaaaatttttggaagaaaGCAGATATTTGCCAATCAAATCATCACCTTCTGGCTTTGTGCTTCTGAAAGATCTACGTCCCGATGAACCTGAAGTATTGGCTCTTACTGATACACCCTCATCAACTACATCCAGTACTGGTGGATCAGCTGGACAACAGGGCTCGGCCTCAGCAGTGACTGCTGACGAGGAGCCTCAGCCACCACAGGCATTTGAATATACATCGTGA